The following are from one region of the Chloroflexota bacterium genome:
- the pth gene encoding aminoacyl-tRNA hydrolase produces MTKLIVGLGNPGPRYHHTRHNVGFAVVAELGRRHNVPGRSRGPVIVGEGAISGQPVVLAQPTTMMNASGAPVALLRKRHNVWSLDDLLVVVDDMDLALGTVRLRPRGSAGGHNGLKSIIDALGSQDFPRLRVGIGRPPPGVDPIDYVLTRFSPAERATIEKAIATAADAVECWIEHGADETMNRFNRTSAPGSP; encoded by the coding sequence ATGACGAAGCTCATCGTCGGCCTGGGGAATCCCGGGCCGCGCTACCACCACACGCGCCACAACGTCGGTTTCGCGGTCGTCGCCGAGCTGGGGCGACGGCACAACGTGCCCGGCAGGAGCCGAGGCCCGGTCATCGTGGGCGAAGGCGCCATTTCGGGCCAGCCGGTCGTCCTGGCACAGCCAACCACCATGATGAACGCGAGTGGCGCGCCCGTCGCGCTCCTGCGCAAGCGCCACAACGTTTGGAGCCTGGATGATCTCCTGGTCGTCGTCGACGACATGGACCTCGCCCTCGGCACCGTTCGCCTCAGGCCCCGAGGGAGCGCCGGCGGCCACAACGGGCTCAAGTCCATCATCGACGCCCTGGGAAGCCAGGACTTCCCGCGGCTCCGCGTGGGCATCGGTCGTCCGCCGCCGGGGGTGGACCCCATCGACTACGTCCTCACGCGCTTCAGCCCAGCGGAGCGGGCCACGATTGAGAAGGCGATTGCGACCGCCGCGGATGCCGTGGAATGCTGGATCGAGCATGGAGCGGACGAGACGATGAACCGGTTCAATCGAACCTCCGCACCGGGCTCACCGTGA
- the mfd gene encoding transcription-repair coupling factor — translation MRLNRLLSTIRRDAGYAALRDRLVDSAASDAIEASRRAGASRVREPLRISLLDAAKPAFLAALHAELRRPTIVLVSRLARGRQLAQELESWSEDPASVYLFPDLDALPYERLPPGPEHLSMRIEAMLALATSAQPAAAPPLVVATARAAMDRIMAPDACRATTWTVAVGDRIRPDRLIGDWVRAGYEPTSVVEGPGEFARRGGILDVFPLGVRQGSMAPPATRPAFRIELWGNDVESIRLFDPATQRSGERVDRFVIGPGHEVLVGDSTVARRAQEMLDLSRARPRVRDDVEDELRMLGEGKTFALLEWYRGLLGSASILSYLPPNGLLVVDEIGAVATTARSLERQAEELAIDLVDRGEGPAGVPRPYWTWTELEETLGRGDLGAPSRPLRLDFALDADALDGAFVPAPAYQGAIQRLIDDARAPAVRDGRPAEHTVVVSQQAARLAELLRDDAVAFTELADGMAASESEPVHGFILAHGVLGEGWMNREIGLTLLTDREIFGWAKVRRAGRRLTVSARERFLSDLEVGGLVVHVDHGIGRFRGLVRIADRETGIAREYLDIEYAERGRLRVPVEHADRVSPYIGAGEALPALTRLGSGEWHRTKQRIRGAVQRIAKDLVELYARRELAATDAFGEDTPWQMELEASFPYVETPDQLQATAEVKEDLEHPRPMDRLLVGDVGYGKTEVALRAAFKAVNQGKQVAVLVPTTVLAQQHLQTFRERLAPFPVRVEMLSRFLTDRQARDVIEGLRDGRVDVVIGTHRLLQRDVGFKDLGLVIIDEEQRFGVAHKERFKELRTEVHVLTLSATPIPRTLHLSLVGVRDLSMIQTPPEERLPIRTAVAEHDEGLIREAILRELDRGGQVFYVSNRVHSINQVAARLSALVPEARIVVGHGQMSDEELEEAMLAFANGDADVLVCTTIIEAGLDLPNVNTIIVTNADQFGLSQLYQLRGRVGRASNRAYAYFLYPRDRQLTEIAEKRLRAIFEATELGAGYRIALKDLEIRGAGNLLGVEQHGHISAVGFNLYCRLLAEAVDQLKTLREQSLEREGEPGEGGLRMERVLSGAAIETPTASINLPLDASLPPDYVEDESARLNLYQRLASVRDGPALGELMAEIEDRFGPPPEPAMNLFYLLSLRVAAIEAGIEEVLVDAGQIVARFRESRAIDAGRLAHDLGFPIEARSNQVRIPLGRGAGWTTRLRDLVDALAALPQSSDDGRGAAGSRPGATSRPVARPARQK, via the coding sequence ATGAGGCTCAACCGGCTGCTCTCAACGATCCGGCGAGACGCGGGCTACGCGGCCCTACGAGACCGCCTCGTCGACTCGGCGGCTTCCGATGCGATCGAGGCATCGCGCCGCGCCGGCGCCAGTCGAGTCCGAGAGCCCCTCCGGATCTCGCTCCTGGATGCCGCGAAGCCGGCGTTCCTCGCAGCGCTCCACGCGGAGCTGCGTCGCCCGACGATCGTTCTGGTGAGCCGCCTCGCACGCGGTCGGCAGCTCGCCCAGGAGCTGGAATCCTGGTCAGAGGACCCGGCCTCGGTGTATCTCTTCCCCGACCTCGACGCCCTCCCCTATGAGCGGCTGCCTCCCGGCCCCGAGCACCTCTCGATGCGGATCGAGGCGATGCTCGCCCTCGCCACGTCGGCGCAGCCCGCGGCCGCCCCTCCTCTCGTCGTGGCGACGGCCCGCGCAGCCATGGACCGAATCATGGCCCCGGACGCATGCCGGGCGACGACGTGGACCGTGGCCGTCGGCGATCGGATCCGCCCGGACCGGCTGATCGGGGACTGGGTCCGCGCGGGATACGAGCCCACATCGGTGGTCGAAGGGCCCGGCGAGTTCGCCCGGCGCGGCGGAATCCTCGACGTGTTCCCGCTTGGAGTCCGCCAGGGCTCGATGGCTCCACCGGCGACGCGCCCAGCGTTCCGCATCGAGCTGTGGGGGAACGACGTCGAGTCGATTCGTCTATTCGACCCAGCCACGCAGCGATCGGGCGAGCGCGTCGATCGGTTCGTCATCGGACCCGGACACGAGGTGCTGGTCGGAGACTCGACGGTCGCCCGCCGAGCGCAGGAGATGCTGGACCTGAGCCGCGCGCGGCCGCGGGTTCGGGACGACGTCGAGGACGAGCTGCGCATGTTGGGCGAGGGGAAGACCTTCGCGCTGCTCGAGTGGTATCGAGGACTTCTCGGGTCCGCGTCGATTCTCAGCTATCTGCCACCGAACGGGCTACTGGTCGTGGACGAGATCGGCGCCGTGGCCACGACGGCGCGCTCCCTCGAGCGCCAGGCTGAGGAGCTGGCGATCGATCTGGTCGATCGGGGGGAGGGGCCTGCGGGTGTGCCTCGACCCTACTGGACGTGGACCGAGCTGGAGGAGACTCTGGGGCGAGGCGACCTCGGCGCTCCGTCGCGCCCCCTCCGGCTCGACTTCGCCCTCGACGCGGACGCCCTCGACGGCGCATTCGTCCCGGCCCCGGCGTACCAGGGCGCCATCCAACGCCTAATAGACGACGCGCGGGCGCCCGCCGTCCGCGATGGGCGGCCGGCGGAGCATACGGTCGTCGTGAGCCAGCAGGCAGCGCGGCTGGCGGAGCTATTGCGCGACGACGCCGTGGCTTTTACCGAGCTGGCGGACGGAATGGCCGCGAGCGAAAGCGAGCCCGTGCACGGCTTTATTCTGGCCCACGGCGTCCTCGGCGAGGGATGGATGAATCGCGAGATCGGGCTTACCCTCCTCACGGACCGCGAGATCTTTGGGTGGGCCAAAGTCCGACGGGCGGGTCGCCGTCTGACCGTCTCCGCCCGTGAGCGCTTCTTGAGCGATCTGGAGGTTGGGGGGCTCGTGGTCCACGTCGACCACGGCATCGGTCGATTCCGTGGGCTGGTCCGCATCGCAGACCGCGAAACCGGCATCGCGCGGGAGTACCTGGACATCGAGTACGCCGAACGTGGGCGGCTTCGGGTACCGGTCGAGCATGCCGATCGAGTCTCGCCCTACATCGGGGCGGGAGAGGCGCTGCCCGCGTTGACCAGGCTGGGAAGTGGCGAGTGGCATCGAACGAAGCAGCGCATCCGCGGCGCCGTCCAACGGATCGCCAAGGACTTGGTGGAGCTATACGCGCGCCGCGAGCTGGCGGCGACGGACGCGTTCGGCGAGGACACGCCGTGGCAGATGGAGCTGGAGGCGTCGTTTCCCTACGTCGAGACACCGGACCAGCTCCAAGCCACCGCGGAGGTGAAGGAGGACCTCGAGCACCCGCGCCCTATGGACCGCCTGCTTGTGGGAGACGTGGGATACGGGAAGACGGAAGTCGCGCTTCGGGCGGCCTTCAAAGCCGTGAACCAGGGCAAGCAGGTCGCCGTGCTCGTGCCCACCACCGTACTCGCGCAGCAGCATCTCCAGACGTTCCGCGAGCGACTCGCGCCGTTCCCGGTGCGGGTTGAAATGCTGTCGCGATTCCTCACCGACCGGCAGGCGCGTGACGTCATCGAGGGTCTGCGCGACGGGCGCGTCGACGTCGTGATCGGAACCCATCGCCTGCTCCAGCGGGACGTGGGCTTCAAGGACCTCGGGCTCGTGATCATCGACGAGGAGCAGCGATTCGGCGTCGCCCACAAAGAGCGCTTCAAAGAGCTCCGAACAGAAGTCCACGTCCTCACCCTCTCGGCGACGCCCATCCCCCGCACCTTGCACCTCTCGCTGGTCGGGGTGCGCGACCTCAGCATGATCCAGACGCCACCGGAGGAGCGCCTACCGATCCGGACCGCGGTCGCCGAGCACGACGAGGGATTGATTCGCGAAGCGATTCTGCGCGAGCTGGACCGCGGCGGGCAGGTCTTCTACGTCTCGAACCGCGTCCATTCCATCAACCAGGTGGCCGCACGGCTCTCCGCGTTGGTTCCGGAAGCGCGCATCGTCGTCGGCCACGGACAGATGAGCGATGAAGAGCTCGAGGAGGCAATGCTCGCCTTCGCCAATGGCGACGCGGACGTCCTGGTGTGCACCACGATCATCGAGGCTGGGCTGGACCTCCCGAACGTGAACACGATCATCGTGACGAATGCCGATCAGTTCGGCCTGTCCCAGCTCTACCAGCTCCGGGGGCGCGTCGGGCGCGCCTCCAACCGCGCGTACGCCTACTTTCTGTATCCGCGCGACCGCCAGCTCACCGAGATCGCCGAGAAGCGGCTTCGCGCGATCTTCGAGGCCACCGAGCTGGGCGCCGGCTACCGGATCGCGCTCAAGGACCTCGAGATTCGGGGAGCGGGGAACCTGCTCGGCGTGGAGCAGCACGGCCACATCAGCGCCGTGGGCTTCAATCTCTATTGCCGGCTGCTGGCCGAGGCCGTCGATCAGCTCAAGACGCTTCGGGAGCAGTCGCTCGAACGGGAGGGCGAACCCGGGGAGGGCGGGCTGAGAATGGAGCGCGTGCTCTCCGGCGCGGCCATCGAGACGCCTACCGCGAGCATCAATCTTCCCCTCGACGCGTCGCTACCGCCGGACTACGTCGAAGACGAATCCGCGCGACTCAACCTCTACCAGCGGCTCGCGTCGGTCCGCGATGGCCCCGCCCTCGGAGAGCTGATGGCGGAGATCGAGGACCGCTTCGGCCCTCCCCCCGAGCCAGCCATGAACCTCTTCTACCTTCTCAGCCTGCGTGTCGCCGCCATCGAAGCCGGGATCGAGGAGGTTCTGGTGGACGCCGGCCAGATCGTGGCTCGATTCCGGGAGTCGCGCGCCATCGACGCGGGACGGCTCGCCCACGATCTGGGATTTCCCATTGAAGCGCGCAGCAACCAGGTTCGCATCCCACTCGGTCGTGGCGCGGGGTGGACGACGCGCCTGCGCGACCTCGTCGACGCGCTCGCCGCATTGCCCCAGTCATCGGATGACGGCCGCGGCGCAGCAGGATCGCGGCCCGGCGCGACGTCCCGTCCCGTTGCCCGCCCTGCCAGGCAGAAGTAG
- a CDS encoding AAA family ATPase: MLSERQQRQVDRFLDEAEAALAAHDWGNARIAVEAVLALDAANADARAFLTVVERAAGAAPGATPSTTPEGALQTAAVEPAAATPNAFCDGRYEVKRFLGEGGKKRVFLAHDTKLDRDVAFALIKTDGLDDEGLLRIRREAQAMGRLGDHPHIVSVYDIGELPPARASALDGGRATPFLVSQLMAGGDVEGLIERADNHRVPLASALTIADQVCQALAHAHAHGIVHRDLKPGNVWLTADGTAKLGDFGLAVALDRTRLTQAGMMVGTVSYMPPEQAIGGEVTPRSDLYSLGAMLYELTTGRPPFVGDEAVAIITQHLNTPPVAPTWHAQDLPPALEALILRLLEKDPAKRPASAAEVRQLIAGVVSDIGHGSGAGPSPGPSASGMTDGATGLGASGANPIYRRVFVGREAELKQLQVAFDAALSGQGSLIAVVGEPGIGKTALCEQIATYAAVRGGKTLVGHSYEEGSLSLPYLAFVESLRSYVLARDPDGLKQDLGSGAAEIARIISEVRDRVPVELRPAGDPEDDRWRLFQAVTGFLRNAAQVQPVLLVLEDLHWADRGTLDYLLHLARNLTGARLLVLVTYRDVEVDRAHPLSGTLAELRRVAAFQRIALRGLTVDEVHRMMNTIRGNEVPWSAAEAIHRQTEGNPLFVQEVLRYVAEEGIVAREGGRYIRADGGEPGLGIPEGLRDVIGKRLSRLSPECNRLLTVAAVIGREFALDVLSRVARISEDEVLAGLEEGLKVGVLEEQARVGGVLYRFSHAMFRQTLYEELSAARHIRLHQDVGRAIEEVHARRIDDHTSELAEHFSHSSDPTDLAKAVAYGERGAQRAMAAYAYGEAIRLLERAIEVQEVLDPDDTARRCDLTLALGRALLPAGEPRRAHESAAPTAFALAEELGDRARAASAALLALAGMNRATTAAIASGGEEWRVWCERADRYAAPGTLERVHTDLALAARAQATRDRRRRRALIRGAVSLAGEIGDAEAAVEATYQLLFALDTPLEEPERAEAARRVVASNRASASARGQVRVLWRAAYALLAAGDREAFESIFREIASLVDRTPDAGVQVYPLFGPATLAILDGDLEGALDVARRIAERGEEVGATGVGRINSHHFQLRPLLHLGRGGDVLAWDDGGFGGLGPWRGVLALAHCGRLDEARSAAQPLYAQANQDEFMSVNTLAWLLEAITIVGDGTRAGVLAERLRPAASAVAASNADATCFARHVGGAAHLAGDYDSARALYDLALEASERVRFRPEIALTRLQLAELLLDDGFIATLLPERRKASQETALRHLGFAVDELRAMKMHPGLERALRHKGLLHA; the protein is encoded by the coding sequence ATGCTGAGCGAGCGGCAGCAGCGGCAGGTCGATCGCTTCCTCGACGAGGCCGAGGCCGCGCTCGCTGCCCACGACTGGGGGAACGCACGGATCGCCGTGGAGGCCGTGCTGGCGCTCGACGCAGCCAACGCCGACGCGCGCGCCTTTCTCACGGTGGTCGAGCGCGCGGCTGGGGCGGCTCCCGGCGCGACTCCTTCCACGACGCCCGAGGGCGCCTTGCAGACCGCTGCGGTGGAGCCCGCGGCCGCGACTCCCAATGCGTTCTGCGATGGGCGCTATGAAGTCAAGCGCTTCCTCGGCGAGGGCGGCAAGAAGCGCGTCTTCCTCGCCCACGACACCAAGCTCGACCGCGACGTCGCCTTCGCGCTCATCAAGACCGATGGGCTCGATGACGAGGGGCTGCTCCGCATCAGACGCGAGGCCCAGGCCATGGGCCGCCTCGGTGATCACCCCCACATCGTGTCCGTATACGACATCGGCGAGCTTCCCCCCGCCCGAGCATCCGCTTTGGATGGTGGGCGGGCCACACCTTTCCTCGTCTCCCAGCTCATGGCCGGCGGCGACGTCGAAGGACTCATCGAGCGCGCCGACAACCACCGTGTCCCCCTGGCCTCCGCCCTCACCATCGCCGACCAGGTGTGCCAGGCCCTCGCCCACGCCCACGCCCACGGCATCGTCCACCGCGACTTGAAGCCGGGGAACGTCTGGCTCACTGCTGACGGCACGGCAAAGCTGGGCGACTTCGGTCTCGCCGTCGCCCTCGACCGTACGCGCCTCACGCAGGCGGGCATGATGGTCGGCACGGTGAGCTATATGCCGCCGGAGCAGGCTATCGGCGGCGAGGTCACCCCGCGCTCCGACCTCTACTCCCTCGGCGCCATGTTGTACGAGCTGACGACCGGCCGCCCGCCCTTCGTCGGAGACGAGGCCGTCGCCATCATTACCCAGCACCTAAACACCCCACCGGTGGCGCCGACCTGGCATGCCCAGGACCTGCCTCCGGCGCTCGAGGCCCTCATTCTTCGCCTCCTCGAGAAGGACCCGGCGAAGCGGCCGGCCTCGGCCGCGGAGGTCAGGCAGCTCATCGCCGGCGTGGTCTCGGACATCGGGCACGGTTCGGGAGCTGGACCATCGCCGGGACCGTCGGCCTCAGGCATGACAGATGGAGCGACCGGGCTTGGGGCATCCGGCGCAAACCCCATCTATCGCCGCGTGTTCGTTGGGCGAGAGGCAGAGCTGAAGCAGCTCCAAGTGGCCTTCGATGCCGCGCTCTCCGGCCAGGGCTCGCTCATCGCCGTGGTAGGTGAGCCAGGCATCGGGAAGACGGCGCTCTGCGAGCAGATCGCCACCTACGCCGCCGTGCGCGGCGGAAAGACGCTCGTCGGTCATAGCTATGAGGAGGGCTCGCTGTCGCTCCCGTATCTCGCTTTCGTGGAATCGCTCCGAAGCTACGTCCTCGCCCGCGACCCAGACGGATTGAAGCAAGACCTGGGCAGTGGAGCCGCGGAGATCGCCCGAATCATCTCGGAGGTCCGCGACCGGGTCCCAGTGGAGCTTCGGCCAGCCGGCGACCCGGAAGATGACCGCTGGCGCCTCTTCCAGGCGGTGACGGGATTTCTGCGCAACGCGGCCCAGGTGCAGCCCGTGCTCCTCGTCCTGGAGGACCTCCACTGGGCCGATCGCGGCACCCTCGACTACCTCCTCCACCTCGCCCGCAATCTCACCGGCGCGCGGCTGCTCGTCCTCGTCACGTACCGCGACGTGGAGGTCGATCGTGCGCACCCGCTCTCGGGCACGCTGGCTGAGCTTCGTCGCGTGGCCGCCTTCCAGCGCATTGCCCTCCGCGGCCTCACCGTGGACGAAGTGCATCGCATGATGAACACCATTCGGGGAAACGAAGTTCCCTGGAGCGCGGCCGAGGCGATCCACCGCCAGACGGAGGGCAACCCCCTGTTCGTTCAGGAGGTGCTGCGCTACGTCGCCGAGGAGGGCATCGTTGCTCGCGAGGGCGGCCGGTACATTCGCGCCGATGGCGGCGAGCCCGGGCTGGGCATCCCGGAAGGACTCCGCGACGTCATCGGCAAGCGCCTGTCCCGCCTGAGCCCGGAGTGCAACCGCCTGCTAACCGTCGCGGCCGTCATCGGCCGCGAGTTCGCCCTCGACGTGCTGAGTCGCGTGGCCCGGATCAGCGAGGACGAGGTCCTCGCCGGGTTGGAGGAAGGGCTCAAGGTTGGTGTGCTGGAGGAGCAAGCGCGGGTCGGGGGCGTCCTCTATCGCTTCTCGCATGCCATGTTTCGCCAGACGCTATACGAGGAGCTGAGCGCAGCTAGGCACATTCGACTCCACCAGGACGTCGGCCGGGCCATCGAAGAGGTCCATGCCCGACGCATCGACGACCATACGTCTGAGCTGGCGGAGCACTTTTCCCACTCGTCCGACCCGACGGACCTGGCGAAGGCTGTGGCCTATGGGGAGCGCGGCGCGCAGCGCGCGATGGCGGCCTACGCCTACGGCGAGGCGATCCGCCTGCTGGAACGCGCAATCGAGGTTCAGGAGGTGCTCGATCCGGACGACACCGCGCGTCGCTGCGATCTGACGCTGGCCCTCGGTCGGGCTCTGCTCCCCGCGGGGGAGCCGCGTCGGGCCCACGAGAGCGCCGCGCCGACGGCGTTCGCTCTGGCAGAAGAATTGGGTGACCGTGCGAGGGCGGCTTCGGCCGCCCTCCTCGCGCTCGCCGGTATGAACCGAGCCACTACCGCGGCGATCGCCTCCGGCGGAGAGGAGTGGCGCGTCTGGTGCGAGCGGGCTGATCGCTACGCGGCGCCGGGCACGCTCGAGCGCGTACACACCGACCTGGCCCTCGCCGCGCGTGCCCAGGCGACCCGCGACCGTCGGCGGCGGCGGGCGCTGATCCGCGGCGCCGTGTCCCTTGCCGGCGAGATCGGCGACGCCGAGGCCGCGGTCGAGGCCACCTACCAGCTCCTCTTCGCCCTCGATACCCCACTGGAGGAGCCCGAGCGTGCGGAGGCCGCGCGACGCGTCGTGGCGTCGAACCGGGCATCGGCCAGTGCACGTGGCCAGGTGCGGGTGCTCTGGCGCGCCGCGTACGCCCTCCTCGCGGCCGGTGACCGCGAGGCGTTCGAGTCCATCTTTCGGGAGATCGCCTCTCTCGTGGACCGAACGCCCGACGCCGGCGTCCAGGTGTACCCTCTCTTCGGCCCGGCCACCCTCGCCATTCTCGACGGGGACTTGGAGGGCGCGCTGGACGTGGCAAGGCGAATCGCCGAGCGGGGCGAGGAGGTGGGCGCGACCGGGGTCGGCCGCATCAACTCCCACCACTTCCAGCTCCGACCCCTGCTGCACCTCGGCCGCGGCGGGGACGTGCTCGCCTGGGACGATGGTGGGTTCGGAGGACTGGGACCTTGGCGCGGGGTCCTGGCTCTTGCACACTGTGGCCGGCTCGATGAAGCGCGGAGCGCTGCGCAACCGCTGTATGCGCAGGCCAACCAGGACGAGTTCATGTCGGTCAACACGCTCGCGTGGCTGCTCGAGGCCATCACCATCGTCGGTGACGGCACACGAGCCGGGGTGCTGGCAGAGCGCCTTCGGCCAGCGGCGTCCGCAGTGGCGGCCTCCAACGCCGACGCGACATGCTTCGCGCGGCACGTCGGCGGCGCCGCGCACCTCGCCGGCGATTACGACTCGGCGCGCGCGCTGTACGACCTCGCGCTGGAGGCGTCGGAGCGCGTTCGCTTTCGGCCCGAGATCGCCCTGACTCGGCTCCAGCTCGCTGAGCTGCTCCTCGACGATGGTTTCATCGCCACGCTGTTGCCCGAACGGCGAAAGGCGAGCCAGGAAACGGCGCTGCGCCACCTCGGCTTCGCGGTCGACGAGCTGCGCGCCATGAAGATGCATCCGGGCCTGGAGCGAGCATTGCGCCACAAGGGTCTTCTGCACGCATAG
- a CDS encoding M24 family metallopeptidase: MATVTGDGPRLTLGERDRRYSELRARLTERGVDCVVVVGSNLLYLSNGLPGEQVGVFPTRDEPFMVALNRRHLVDVPAQVLVDAQDWVKDIRAGGDAATVADRVRELRLERGTIGVADSRAAIGGLSHGMYAQLQQALPNAKLEDVTDIFLDLRTIKSEEEIALIERANVLFDLAVERIHRVARPGMRGIEVVQEGIKAMWEAGGDLDSSLGFTFGAVPKQNPILGALGRDRQIQPGDIGTLTAHAEYHRYGGHSDQEISFGEPKPAHRAMFDAVLHVRDEVLRHVRPGVTHGELASVYEGACRQTGFRSSPHSQMHQYGIDVPEFPGPSFLIASRGAPRGGRGDFTLQPGMVYSISPTLVAPDADDTLLGGTSLVVTQDGYRELGDRKVELLVAAG; the protein is encoded by the coding sequence ATGGCGACGGTTACTGGCGATGGTCCCCGGCTCACCCTGGGCGAGCGCGACCGAAGATATTCCGAGCTGCGCGCGCGACTGACCGAGCGCGGCGTGGACTGCGTGGTGGTTGTGGGCAGTAACTTGTTGTATCTGTCCAACGGACTGCCCGGCGAACAGGTCGGCGTCTTCCCGACTCGGGACGAGCCCTTCATGGTGGCCCTCAACCGTCGGCACCTCGTAGACGTACCCGCGCAGGTGCTCGTGGACGCGCAGGACTGGGTCAAGGACATCCGCGCCGGCGGCGACGCGGCGACCGTCGCGGACCGCGTTCGCGAGCTGCGCCTCGAACGGGGCACGATCGGGGTCGCGGACTCGCGCGCGGCCATCGGCGGGCTCAGTCACGGCATGTACGCGCAGCTCCAGCAAGCGCTGCCGAACGCGAAGCTGGAGGATGTGACCGACATCTTCCTCGACCTGCGCACGATCAAGAGCGAAGAAGAAATTGCGCTCATCGAACGTGCGAACGTGCTCTTCGACCTGGCCGTGGAGCGAATCCACCGCGTTGCCCGACCGGGCATGCGAGGAATTGAGGTGGTGCAGGAGGGCATCAAGGCCATGTGGGAGGCTGGCGGCGACCTCGACTCGTCGCTCGGCTTTACGTTCGGCGCGGTCCCCAAGCAGAACCCCATCCTCGGCGCGCTGGGGCGCGACCGCCAGATCCAACCAGGCGACATCGGGACCCTCACAGCCCACGCCGAGTACCACCGGTACGGCGGCCACAGCGACCAGGAGATCTCCTTCGGCGAGCCCAAGCCAGCCCACCGCGCGATGTTCGACGCCGTCCTTCACGTTCGCGACGAAGTGCTGCGCCACGTACGGCCGGGCGTTACGCACGGGGAGCTGGCCTCCGTCTACGAGGGCGCGTGCAGACAGACCGGCTTCCGATCTTCGCCCCATTCCCAAATGCACCAGTACGGCATCGACGTGCCTGAATTTCCTGGGCCGTCGTTCCTGATCGCCAGCCGGGGCGCCCCGCGCGGCGGCCGGGGCGACTTCACGCTGCAGCCGGGCATGGTCTACAGCATCTCGCCCACCCTCGTCGCGCCCGACGCCGACGACACGCTCCTCGGTGGGACGAGCCTGGTGGTCACGCAGGACGGCTATCGGGAGCTGGGCGACCGCAAGGTGGAGCTGCTCGTCGCAGCAGGGTAG